In Candidatus Babeliales bacterium, the DNA window AAAAAACCAAACAGTTATGAGCCAATATCTTTGCGTGGCTTATCAGCAAAAAAAATAATACTTTTTTTAAAAGATAAGGTAATTTTTCAAGAAAATATCAATAATTTACCCCATGAATCAAAATTATTAATTAGCACTTTAGAGAAATACCCTACGATAATTGCATTAGAAAAAGCTTTTTTTGCAAGTCCTCTTGATATATCATTTTTAAATGTTATTAAATGCTTTGGTATTGAAAATTCCTATGATGATTGTGGAAAAACAATTTTAAGTAATAAGATTTTGAACCGTAAGAATAATGATGTCAGTTTTTTAATTGATAATGATTTTGATATTAATTTTCCTGATGCTGATGGCACTACTCCTTTAATGCATGCCGTAGAAACTGGTCAAAAAAAAATAGTAAAAATGTTGTTGCAGCGAGGAGCAAATGTTAATATCCAAAATATGCTTGGATTTACTGCATTAATGCGTGGAATTCTTAACAATCAATATGATATTATAAGAATTCTTTTGCAAAAAGGTGCTGACATTAATTTTAAAAGTTGGGCTGATCAAACAGCACTCTCTTTGGCGCAAGATTTTTGCCAGAAAAAAACTGAAAAACTATTACTACAATATGGAGCTCATCAATGATTTTTTTTAAAAACAATAATTGTTTTTATTTGTACGTACTAAGCTTTATGGCAGGAAACTCTCTTTTTGCAATGAAAATTCAATCGTTGAAAGATTTAACATTTGTCCGAGTGGCTCAATATATAGATAAACAGATTTTGGATGTTAAGACGTTAGAGGTAATACCCAATGAATTGAGTTATGATATTTCTTTGAATTTATTGAATTTTCAAAGGAAAAAGGAAATTACTCCCTTAATATATTGGACACAAGAAAATAAAATTGATTTAGTAAAAAAAATAATTCAATTTGATGCCCAAAGTATTAACAGAAGAACGTCAGATAAACTTTCTGCATTTGATTATGCGGTTATAAATCGAGATTATAAAATTGCAGATTTATTGATAGAATTTGGTGCAGAAATTGAAGATTCAAATAAAAATAATCAGTATCCATTAATTCTATATTTACTAAATTATTTACCAAATGAAGATAGAATTAAGATTGAAGACTTACTAGAAAAAATACAGTATTTATATGAAAAAGGCGCATCAATCAAACGCTTTAATAAATATGGAAATGACGCTCTGCGCTATGCAATTCAACAGAAAATATGCGATGTTGCAGAATTTTTAATCAATAAAGAGGTAGATATTCATATTCCTAATCATGGCGGATATACCCCATTAATGTTGGCTGCTGGATCTGGTGTATTGCCAATAATTAAAATTTTAATAGAAAAGGGAGCTGAAATTAACAAGCGCATGAATAATACTAAAAGTTATACTGCGCTTATGATTGCCATTAAAAATGGATGGTTAGAGTGCGTTAAAGAATTGTTAAATTATGACGCTGATGCAACATTATTAGATAATCAAGGAAATTCGCCAATAGTGCTTGCCGCAAAAAAGGGTAGATACGATATTGTTGCGTATTTTTTAGAACAAGATCATGATCCAAATTTAACAAATAATAATGCTGATACAGGATTAATGTATGCATCACAAAAAAATTATCATCGGATAGTAGAATTGTTATTAAAAAATAATGCCGATGTAAGTAAAAGAAATAATCAAGGGAAAACGGCATTTTTATTGGCAATAGACAATGGTTCGTATGAATCGGCCGAATGCCTTATTGAATATGGAGCTGATGTCAATGAATGTGATGCATTAGGCAATACACCTTTGACTATTGCTGTTTTTAATGCAAAAATTCCAATAGTCAATTTATTGATTGAAGCAAAAGCAAATATTAATGAACAAGATTCGGAAGGCTATACCGCACTTGAATATGCAAGAGAAAACGGTCTTTCTGCAATTGAACAGATTTTATTAAAAGCCGGAGCCCAAGCAAATATAGAAGATTATGAGGATAGTGAATAAGATTAACGCTGAATGAATATGCTCAAATAATCAAACGATTAAAATCTTTCGAAGTTCTATAGCAATTGTCTTGATTTATTCAATTTGACAAAAACACAAATTTTTAATACACTAAAATACATCAGGTCTATCATCTTTCTGTAATTTTAACTTTAAAATTTGAAACAA includes these proteins:
- a CDS encoding ankyrin repeat domain-containing protein is translated as MVFIFLIINAIEYGQIPKKPNSYEPISLRGLSAKKIILFLKDKVIFQENINNLPHESKLLISTLEKYPTIIALEKAFFASPLDISFLNVIKCFGIENSYDDCGKTILSNKILNRKNNDVSFLIDNDFDINFPDADGTTPLMHAVETGQKKIVKMLLQRGANVNIQNMLGFTALMRGILNNQYDIIRILLQKGADINFKSWADQTALSLAQDFCQKKTEKLLLQYGAHQ
- a CDS encoding ankyrin repeat domain-containing protein, whose translation is MIFFKNNNCFYLYVLSFMAGNSLFAMKIQSLKDLTFVRVAQYIDKQILDVKTLEVIPNELSYDISLNLLNFQRKKEITPLIYWTQENKIDLVKKIIQFDAQSINRRTSDKLSAFDYAVINRDYKIADLLIEFGAEIEDSNKNNQYPLILYLLNYLPNEDRIKIEDLLEKIQYLYEKGASIKRFNKYGNDALRYAIQQKICDVAEFLINKEVDIHIPNHGGYTPLMLAAGSGVLPIIKILIEKGAEINKRMNNTKSYTALMIAIKNGWLECVKELLNYDADATLLDNQGNSPIVLAAKKGRYDIVAYFLEQDHDPNLTNNNADTGLMYASQKNYHRIVELLLKNNADVSKRNNQGKTAFLLAIDNGSYESAECLIEYGADVNECDALGNTPLTIAVFNAKIPIVNLLIEAKANINEQDSEGYTALEYARENGLSAIEQILLKAGAQANIEDYEDSE